Proteins encoded together in one Mobula birostris isolate sMobBir1 chromosome 7, sMobBir1.hap1, whole genome shotgun sequence window:
- the LOC140200907 gene encoding protocadherin gamma-B1-like, with protein sequence MACVWRLNLTLIASIFIVCALEKISGQISYPIPEEMEEGSFVGNIAQDLGVNARQLATRKCRLSSDDGGRYMKVSLDNGVLSIRERIDRERLCGQTDMCTMPFEIILENPLEVLHGELVILDVNDNSPTFRENSIRLQISEAIPSGVRFRLERAADPDIGINTVVDYAISSSEYFSLKSRRTEAGTVIAELLLEKSLDRELQSSFQLVLTAMDGGTPQRSGTAQIFINVMDINDNPPVFENDVYRISIRENTPRGTLVLKVKANDLDEGLNAQLTYSFSGLASQIMHGVFSLIPETGEVIIEGPLDFEETNSYSLDIEAVDHGSPAITGHSNVQIKVIDVNDNAPEIKVTSLTNQIPENAPPGTFITLINVIDRDSGENGQVRCEIQKNIPFMLQASSTHYKMVTQERLDRETVSEYKIFVSASDLGSPSLSTNTIIHIVVTDVNDNAPRFSELSYNVYVAENNAPGASIFTVSASDPDLGQNSSVSYSILDDHFQNLPVSTYLSVNARNGTLYALRTFDYEEFKTFQIHVEARDAGVPSMSSSATVHVIILDQNDNAPVIISHSAESGSAAAEIIPQSAGQGYFVTKITATDADSGQNARLFYQMVKATDPNLFMIGQTSGEIRTTRKILEADLTRQTLLILVKDNGLPELSSTVTVHIAILQNSTETLAESINSVNTSENVSDLNLYLLVIFSCTTIVFLLIIILLIGIKCKRDRNNTQDYTSPSYCYRRGDMQDTCNRRSAMEETLRYPGTEQLVRMPGLPQYSVRLSPESAKSDFLFLKPCGLSSSQAQS encoded by the coding sequence GAGAAAATTTCTGGACAAATTAGTTACCCCATTCCCGAGGAAATGGAAGAAGGGTCGTTTGTAGGGAACATCGCTCAAGATTTGGGAGTGAATGCACGGCAATTAGCAACCCGTAAATGCCGACTGAGCTCTGATGACGGAGGGCGGTATATGAAGGTCAGTTTGGATAATGGGGTTTTGTCCATTCGTGAAAGAATCGACCGGGAACGTCTTTGTGGGCAAACAGATATGTGTACGATGCCCTTTGAAATAATACTGGAAAATCCGTTGGAGGTGCTTCACGGAGAACTGGTGATTCTTGATGTGAATGACAATTCACCCACTTTCCGGGAGAATAGTATTCGGTTGCAGATATCCGAAGCCATTCCTTCTGGGGTACGTTTCCGTCTCGAGAGAGCGGCAGACCCCGATATCGGAATAAATACTGTCGTGGACTACGCAATCAGTTCCAGTGAGTACTTTAGTCTAAAATCACGGAGAACCGAGGCGGGTACTGTAATTGCCGAATTGCTGTTAGAGAAATCTTTAGACCGAGAACTGCAGTCATCTTTTCAGCTTGTGCTTACGGCGATGGACGGTGGGACCCCTCAGAGATCTGGAACAGCTCAGATTTTCATTAATGTGATGGATATCAATGACAATCCACCTGTATTTGAAAATGATGTTTACCGGATTAGCATAAGGGAAAATACACCCCGAGGGACATTAGTGCTGAAAGTTAAagcaaatgatttggatgaggggcTGAACGCACAGCTGACATATTCCTTCAGTGGACTTGCTTCACAAATAATGCATGGTGTGTTCAGTTTGATCCCAGAAACTGGAGAGGTTATAATTGAAGGGCCTCTAGATTTTGAAGAAACAAACAGCTATTCACTTGATATCGAAGCTGTTGATCACGGGTCTCCTGCCATTACAGGGCACTCCAATGTGCAGATTAAAGTTATTGACGTGAATGACAACGCACCCGAAATAAAAGTGACGTCACTGACTAACCAAATTCCGGAAAATGCCCCGCCCGGAACTTTCATAACACTGATCAATGTTATCGATCGTGATTCTGGAGAAAACGGTCAAGTGCGCTGCGAGATACAAAAGAACATACCTTTTATGCTGCAAGCATCATCAACTCATTATAAGATGGTTACACAGGAACGATTGGACCGTGAAACGGTGTCTGAGTATAAAATATTTGTTTCAGCCTCGGATTTGGGGTCACCTTCCCTGTCAACGAACACCATCATCCATATTGTAGTTACTGATGTAAATGATAACGCCCCACGCTTTTCTGAACTATCCTACAACGTATATGTGGCTGAAAATAATGCCCCTGGCGCATCCATTTTCACAGTATCTGCGTCCGATCCTGATCTGGGGCAGAATTCATCTGTTTCCTATTCCATTCTGGACGATCATTTCCAAAATCTACCAGTGTCCACATACCTCAGCGTTAACGCCAGAAACGGCACCCTTTACGCCTTGCGCACTTTTGACTATGAGGAATTCAAAACATTTCAGATCCATGTTGAAGCCCGTGACGCTGGGGTTCCCTCGATGAGCAGCAGCGCTACAGTGCATGTGATTATTCTGGATCAAAATGACAACGCTCCGGTAATCATTTCACATTCAGCAGAGAGTGGATCAGCAGCCGCGGAGATCATTCCTCAGTCAGCGGGTCAGGGGTATTTCGTCACCAAAATTACGGCTACAGATGCAGATTCCGGTCAGAACGCCAGGCTCTTTTACCAAATGGTGAAAGCTACTGATCCAAATTTGTTTATGATAGGTCAAACGTCCGGGGAAATCAGAACAACGCGCAAAATCTTGGAGGCGGATCTTACCAGACAGACTTTGCTCATCTTGGTGAAAGACAATGGGCTGCCAGAGCTATCCAGTACGGTTACGGTTCACATCGCAATTTTGCAGAATAGCACCGAAACTCTCGCCGAAAGTATTAATTCAGTGAATACTTCCGAAAATGTATCTGATCTCAATCTTTATTTACTGGTTATTTTTAGTTGCACTACCATTGTCTTTCTTCTAATTATCATTTTATTGATCGGGATCAAGTGTAAACGGGACAGAAATAACACCCAAGATTATACTTCTCCCAGTTATTGTTACAGACGTGGAGATATGCAGGATACGTGTAATCGAAGATCTGCAATGGAAGAAACTTTACGCTATCCCGGTACTGAGCAGTTAGTCCGTATGCCTGGACTGCCACAGTACTCGGTCCGTCTGTCTCCAGAATCAGCGAAAAGCGACTTCCTTTTCTTGAAGCCATGCGGCCTTTCCAGCTCTCAGGCTCAGTCCTAA